AGCTCCAGGTTCGCTCTTTTGTGTCCTGGTTTCTTTGGCTGACTGTTGACTGTTTTTTACTGGAACCTGGAGAACTGGGTCTTTGAACTCTGGAGTTTGGGCAGCCAAAAACCTTACAGTATGGAAAATTCCTATCTCTTCCTTCTACCTCCTACACCATCGATGGCTCATAAGATTAAGGATGTGTAATTAACCTCAATTGATTTAACAACTATTTGTGAGCATCTCCTAGTCCGTAATAATGCTATGAAAAGCACTGGGTTATAACACCAAATTAGTTGCTGTCAAAGTGCCTTCATGCACAAAGCATAAGCCACTAATATTTACTGGgcatatattatgtgtatattaaATCCATTCAAAATAGTGAGTAGtccttttaatttaaatacataattattttatgttgtatttttaatatttacttcctttatttcatgtaggagtgttttgtataagtgtgtgtgtgtgtgtgtgtctgtgtgtgtgtgtctgtgtgtctgtgtgtgtctctgtgtctgtgcatgcctgcagcccacaaaagtcagaggacagcatcagatcccttgaactcagagttacaaatggttgtgagctactgaaTGGATTCTAGGAACAGAACTTTGGTCTTcggcaagagcagtatgtgcttttaaccatggagtcatctcttcagcctcataATCTCTGATGATTTTCGTACTGCTTATGCTTGtgatattttgctttttcttatttaGATTTGGCTTTCAGGTATACACAAAATCTgatcatttaaatttattcattgtttttataagtataaatataaaagtggTTTGATGGGAAACTGGAACAGATGTTCTGAATAGAAATGTTCAACTCAGTGCTCTGCATCAGAaagattaaaagaagaaatagctCCCTGCATGCTGTGGTAGCACCCTTGTAACTCTATTTTCTTTAGGGTTTTTAAACACCTTTACTTCCCTTTCAACCCCTCTGCCCTAcgtaagagagaaagaggttagaagggacagaggacataggcctctttagacttagttctggctggttagggttgtcggttctttgggaaaatactaaTCTCAGTTGTCAGGCTAGCCAacagtccagcaacagcaaatggcaaATGCAGCAGAACAaacaagcagccttcttctttctccatctgtctcctcGAAACTTTCTTGAAGTGTCCTCCTCTGTTGGagctcctttttctctccctgggctctgatatttataccctctccaacTCCTCAGAATTCAACTATCTCCAGCTGGtgaagaccacacccctctccaaaacaaaacctgtttatataacataactgagttttaaaagaaaccaaaacttcctcTATATGCTATCTTTTAAATGCTATGTATCATCCTGTTCATCTCAGGAACTCTGAGAGCAGTTAAGCAGTGCTGGTGACATGATTTatcaagtaaaggcacttgctgccaagcctaatgtcCTGAGGTACAACCCCAAGACCcatatagtggaaggagagaacctgcttccgaaagctgtcctctgaatgCCTACTGTGTCAGGTGACCCTCACCCttaacacatgcacaccacaaatAATTGTTAAAAAGTAGTGCAGCAACATTGGGCATGCATAAAATGCTAGGCTGTTTGTCAGAAGCATAAGACAATAGTAAGGGCAATAAAATCATATTAGGTAGACTGAAAAGATGGTTTTACAGTTGAAGAGTGCTTAGTGCTTGCTACTCTTTCAGGaaacctgagtttagttcctagcactcacatcagCAATCTCACACAGCCCATAACTGTGGCCTCCTGACCTTTGTGGGCATCCACaaatgcactcatacacacatgcacacatgcacacacacgcatgcaggcatgtatacacacaaataagtagTAATTTCCAAAGAAATGCATTTGTATTAGGTATGGCTAGCTATGCTTGAGTTCCACTAGGGATTCACGTGAAGCCATGATAATATCTCTGGCTAAAGAGTTGGCCTATAAATTGGTCCCAGATTCCTCTCTGTCATATTAGTGTACAGATGGATGGTTGTAATCAGAAACAAAGCTGTCTCTGGAACCCAACCATAATGGCAACCCACATCTCATACTGCAAGAAACATTCACTCAGTCTGTGGTATTCTGATAAAGAGCCTAAACCAACCAAGACACAGCAATATGCACATTTATTACTTATATTCATGCCCTgattaaaacacacataaaacGATGGGAacttaagataaaaatgaatggaaattaaaattgccacatttttttcttttccctcccagtATGTCACTTTTCACAAGTTCCCGTATGAAGAGTCCTAACCTGAGCCACAACATTCAGGAAACTCCCCTGGGCAAGCACAAACAGGAGGACTAAGGCCATAAAAGCCACCAGCTGTCACGTAGCTTAGCACTGACCTATATAATCAaagtactcagaaggctgaggcggGAAGACGGAGACCAGCTTGAGCTTCGTAAGAACTGGTCTCAAAAGAACAAGGTAAGAAGCTGTAATTGCATCTTAAAAGTCATCATCTAGCCATGGGAAGTGCCCACGTCTGGCATGGACGCCCATcacagccacaaaaacaaaacaaaatctgagaatttcctttgtttttttcatcCGTCTTCAACTGGCCAAAACTTAAAATCTTTGCATGTCAGACAATGCAATTCTATTGGACAGGAAGTCATGGACAGGGCCCACAGTAGCACAAACTCTTACCGCCCTCAGTCTCCTAGATGAGTCTGAAAAGGGCCTTGTGGCAGGATCAGTTTTAGTCAGGATCCAAATAATGAGGGTGGCAAAGATtggtaagagaaagaaagaaaaaaagaagagaaaaggagaagaaaggcatttaaaaaaaaaaaagaaagaaagaaagaaaggaagaaatgggatTTAGCATAGCAGTGACTGAAGGGAACAGCCAGGATCACAAGGTGGGTGGCTTCAGGAATGTGCCTTGGAAACCACTGATGGTGGCTGCATGTCTTCCTAAAGGGAGCACAGACAGAAATGAGGCTTGAAAAAATACAATTTGGGTTACTTTCATAGAGTACTTTCACGGGAGCATCTGAGGAACTGAGGCCATTGGCTAAGTCCAGGAACTAACAGAAATGAAGGGGACACAATAGGAACACTGAACTTAGAAAAAGAACTTGTGGAGCATGGAAGAAGTGacaagaagaaggaaatgagggtGTACCCAAACCTTACAAATTCTTGCTACGCATATCATAGTACTGATAGTGATCACTTGAAAGCAGAGACACCTTCGGTCCAAGGCATTCAAAGCTTATGATCAGGCagcatgtgcatctttctgttgttgttgctgttgttttgttttgttttgttttgttttgttttgttttaattaatttattcagattacagctcaattgttgtcccatcacttgtatcctcctgagggggacctcctccccaactatatggtcataggctatcaagtctcatcttggtagcctgcttattctttctttgagaagtagaaaaatatctaacccctactctgatctacccaatgaacaggacattctccacagttatgtggcaagtggggactgaatctgacatgaactctggtgctccatatttgaccacctccccttgaggGAGAGGCATGTGCATCTTAAAGTCTCATCTTCAGAGCCTTCCTCAGCTTGGGGTTGCTCAGCACCAGGGTAATGGAGTTCAAAGAGATGCCCAGGTAGATCATGACTTCTCTAGCCCAATACCAGTAACTTTCCGTGGCTTTATTTTTTGTACTAGAAATTATCAGGgacagaaaaaataatatatagaagatgaagaagaaggtaAGGGATTTCAGAGCCATGGAATGTGCCTGAATTCGGGGATCACAAGGCCCAGGCCGATGGTCCCTCATCTTCCCCACATGCCGGTACAGTGAGAACATAAGGAAGATAAGGGACactagaaacaggaagaaaggagtgaACCACATGAGCATTGCATGCGACAGGTAATAGTACCGATAGAAGTCCAGTATCATGTGACCAAATGTGCAATTTTCATAGAAACCCTGGGAAATGATCATTTGGGTAGCAATGACGTTCCCGGTGGCTGATAAGATGGCTGACAGGCCACCCATGATGAGAGAGCCCAGCAGCAGCCTGGGAACTGACCTGGAAATCCTCCACTTGAGCCAAAAGAGGACAGggtgagagaaagaggagatCTTCACACAGTAGAAGATGGCAAGGCAGGCTGTAAGCCAGAAAATTAGTGTATTGTTGAAGTCCCAGAGGATGCCAACAATGTTTGCTTGgtaacaaaaatcaaaagaggcCAAGAGATTGGCCAGGATGGCTATCCCATGTAGGCAGAACcgggagaaagcaagagagaccACAATCATGTCAGCTGCGGGCAGTGCTCCGTTCCGCATCCACTCTCTGGCCAGCACAATGATCATGAAGCCGTTCTGCAACATAGAAGCCAATGACACCAGACAAAAGAGGACCATGAAGATCAAGGTGAGTGCAGAGGGCATCTTGTTAAAGGAGGATCTGCTTAGACAGGTTCCAGAGCGCTGAGACACGGCCACGGGGGGAAAACAGAATCTGCAGCCAAACCACAGTTAGGACAAGAAGCATGGAAACTCTCACTCTGGACTCATGCAAAAACCCACCCAACAGCAAAGCTCCAGTGCCCAGGACTTGACTGATAATAATTACAGTCTCCCTAGACATGTAAGTCACTCCAAGTTCAATGACACCTGTCTCAATTTGTATAACCCGTATTTGCCTACTCTGCCACAGCCAGGTGCAGGCAAATGTTAGCAGGAGATACTATGGAGTGATTGGGAATACGCCCATTTTGCAGATTTTGAACCTGTGTGTGCACAATAAGGCTATTTTCCTAAAGACCCCTCAGTGTTCTGTCTCTTCACCCAAAGACAAGCAATACTCACTCTTTTCCTACAACTCCCCCAGAGCTTctcaatatcacacacacacacacacaccaactttgtgtcttcagagtttttgtttgttcgctTGCTTGCTTTGTGTCACTGAGTCCAAGTAGTGCTTCCCAAATGGACATGCAGGTATGGGTATGGGGCCTTCCACTACTATACCAggaacctaccagtggccacatctctgaagaaaaatgactctccaATAAGCTTCTCAGGCTAGGGTGTGGCTTTATGACCCTGCTCTATGCATGCTGGAATTTTGATTGTCTTGACTCTGTGAAGGTTttatgcaggtaaccacagctgctgtgagttcaggagtGTAATGGCCCTGTCATATCTGTTTTACAACAGTCTTCTCCACCcagctcttctcttctttctatcACTTCCTCCATGAGGTTGCCTGAGCCTTGAGTTGAAGAAAGTTATACATAAATGCCCAATTTAGAGATGAGCCTCACAGTTGCTTATTCTCAGCCCTTTAGAAGTTAGGGGTTTCTGCATTCAGTATAACCAATGCAAAAAGAAACGTCTTTGACCAATGTTGATAGCAGCACAAATGTAGGggtataaaaaacaaatatttagaatgcagtttgaTAGTCCCTGAGTTTATGAGCTccccagccatgggcttttgGCCAGGTTTACAGAAGTAGGCAAGAAATCCCGACTGTATAGCAAGCCTCAAATCCATTCAGAAAACAATTGGTTACCTGGATAAGAACCAGACCACTACTGCACTAATGGGCACATCTTGACTGACAAGCACATTGTTACTTAAGTATCCTTCTAAAGTGCTTCTTAAAAGATACTGTTACTCATATGTCCTTCTCTAAAACAGAACCTACCTGGAGACCTTCATGCCCTGAGTAAATGTTTCATTAAGTGTCATTTGGACAGTGTTTTAAGGCTTACCCCCTATGTCCATGGCAGAAGGCGACACACTCTATGTGCAAGGCTTAGAAAATCTCCCTAGCCAGTGACCTTTCATGATGCCTACCAGAATCCATAGTAGAGTTTCTAGCTAAAATATGAACTTCTCTGATGTCTTTCTTTCAGATACACTATCCATTAATAATTTAGCTTTGATGTGTTTGGCAAATAAAATCTATTTGTTCCTAAAATGGCTCTGAGGAGATGATAGAGTAggtaagagacagagaaggagaagtgGCCCAGAAACTACATCACGGTAGGAGCTGAGAAGCAAAACTACATCAAGAAGAACTCAGGACAAATCTGGGAGTAAAGATGAGCCTGCCTTATGTAGAGTGAACTCTTTTCTACAACAACACCTAAGATCATAATAACCATCCTGCCAGAAGGCTAGCCACTCACCAAGTGATCTGTGTCATACAGGTTACGTCTTGCCTTTACCACCAAGCACACAAAGTAAGCTGCTCCAGATCAGCCAAGCCAGCTCGTGGAGTAGGGCAGAGACTTAacaaagttaaaaaggaaaaagcttaTGCCCATGAATAATGGGAGAAACACCAAGGAAGAGTGAAGAGGAAGTGACGATTGATGATACAAGCTAaagtggagatgctggctcaaagtcaaggcaggaattccCTCTTGAAATGTCAGTAATGCTATAGTCAGGGTCTCCTAGGATGACTCACAGAAGGTGGCCTCGCTGCTGACTTCATATGACCTCCCCACTCAAGATGCCACAAGTGAGAGGTCTATTATGAAAtatcaaagagaaatgaaaacacatgtaAAGTGGAAACAACAGAGGAAAAGATATACAGCCGACTGGAGAACAGCATCTGACTGGagaattgctttgatttttaataaaattttaaaaggttattgAAGAAACAACAGCCAAATGGATTGACTCAGTAGGCAGCTCCAGGGTCTAGCCCTAGTGCTTTGCAGGCTTTCCTCTGGTTCTCCTTGGAGATAAAAGCGTTTCACAATGTTTTGGCTCTTCTCAAAATTCTTGGGCCAAACGCCAACTTCCTGATGTCATCATCAAACAAGTTGAGGCCATGACACACACGCCCTATTGTAGCCATGTGTAACCAAGTATACATTGTGTGTTCACAGGCAGCTCCATGCTACTTGCTCTACCACCAAAGCATATCCCTGGCCAGAACCAGTCTCTTCTTCCCTAAGACTGTGTGCCCTCTCTGCAGTTGACAGTCCCACAGTCTCATGTCTAAATTCCCATCCAGGAGAAAGCTGAGTTCAggcctgggatgtagctcagttggtaaaaatcCTTGCCTTGCCAGAGTCCAGTACTCAGCACCTActcatgatggtacatgcctgtaatcccaacactcgggaagtagaggcaagaggatcattaTATGTAGTGAAtttaaaggcagcctgggctacacagttggtatcagaaaaacaaagaggaagaagagaagaaagaagagtagaAGGATTCCCAAAAACACCTGTTCTATCTCCGCCAACCCACTCACAGCCTACCACCAAAAGCCAAAAGGCAGTATAAGCAGATGCACCGCTTTTGTTGTTTTCAACTGTCCTTCAAATACAAAACAGTAATCAAACATCAAATCTTGTCCTAAAACTTTAGGTCACATTTCTCTTTCCTAAAGGTGTCTGGTGCCTACGAATGAAGCTAATTAAGATTCTCTTCTGTGACAAAATTGCAATATTATTTCTTAGGATGCTGCCTGCATCCTCTATGAGAGGACTAGTGTCAAATAAGTCACAGCAGGATGTTGGGTTCCAGATGGAAAACTCTGCAAAGAGCTGTGcatatttccttccttttaattcTCTACACTaatagatgtttttgtttgttcatttctgttcattaatttttcattttgttttgccttttccttATTACATTGCAAAGcgttgtttcatcttttgagacatATAAAATCTGCTGCATTTGACAAATATCTTTACTCCTTCAGCTCATTTTCCAGTTGACTTTTGTGGGCCCTGTGGTGAGTGCATCAGTACTTCCATATTCTtacat
The Acomys russatus chromosome 10, mAcoRus1.1, whole genome shotgun sequence genome window above contains:
- the LOC127194813 gene encoding taste receptor type 2 member 143-like, with the translated sequence MPSALTLIFMVLFCLVSLASMLQNGFMIIVLAREWMRNGALPAADMIVVSLAFSRFCLHGIAILANLLASFDFCYQANIVGILWDFNNTLIFWLTACLAIFYCVKISSFSHPVLFWLKWRISRSVPRLLLGSLIMGGLSAILSATGNVIATQMIISQGFYENCTFGHMILDFYRYYYLSHAMLMWFTPFFLFLVSLIFLMFSLYRHVGKMRDHRPGPCDPRIQAHSMALKSLTFFFIFYILFFLSLIISSTKNKATESYWYWAREVMIYLGISLNSITLVLSNPKLRKALKMRL